The nucleotide sequence CGTCGGGTTGTCGGGGCGGTGTGTCTCGGAGCCGAAGCTGTCGTCCCCGGCATCCCGGTGACCGACTCGCTACGGTCCGCCGAAGGCCGAGTTATCGAGCGCGATGGGGTGATCACCGTGCAGACGCCACAGGGCTTCGCCGCCGAGGTCCTACGACGAGCCCATGCTGACGGAGGCGAGGCCTCTGACGACGCCACGTTGGTCGAGGCGGCGGGTGTCACAGTGGTGGTCGTGGAAGGGGAACCGGCCAACCTGAAGGTCACCCGGCCGATAGACCTAGCGTTGGCGGCCCTCGAGGTGGCCAGTTCGGCGGAGCGGTCGACCGATGCCTGAGATGCGGGTTGGTCAGGGGTTCGATATCCATCCGTTCAGCGACGACCCGGGACGGCGGCTGGTGCTGGGAGGCGTGGTCTTCGACGGCCAGGGCCTGGCCGGGCACAGCGACGCCGATGTGGTGGCCCACGCCGTGACCGACGCCCTCCTGGGGGCGGCCGGCTTAGGCGACATCGGCCAGCGCTACCCCGATACCGATCCTGTCCATGCTGGGGTCGACAGTATGGGTCTGCTGGCCGACAGCGTCGCCGCCGTTTGGGCCGACGGTTGGGAAGTGGCCAACGTGGACTGCACGGTGGTCTTGGAGGCCCCAAGGTTGGCCTCCCGTCGGACCGAGATGCAAGAGGCCCTGGCAGTCGTGGTCGGCGCGGCGGTCACCGTCAAGGGGAAGCGAGCCGAGGGCCTGGGCGCCATCGGTCGGGAGGAGGGCGTGGCCTGCTTTGCCGTTGCCCTCCTTACCCGGCCCGAGGCGCCCTCGTGAGCGGACCTCGGGGTCCCAAGCGAGGCGACGGCCGGTCCGCGCGGTCGACCGGAGGTGGAGGTCGGGGCGGTAGTCGGTCGGGGCCACCCCGGCGCGGTCCAACCGGCCGGCCCGGTCCCCGGGGTCGCGGCCAGCGGGGGAGCACCCCGATGGGGAACCGTCCGGAGGGCCCACTGAAGGGCCTGGGAGGTGATCAGGTGGAGGGCCGACAGGCGGTCCGGGAGCTGTTGCTGGCCGGAACGCGACGGACCCGGGAGGTCCTGATGGCCGGTGACCTGGACCCCGCCCCGATCCTGGACGACATCATTGACCTGGCCGACGAGGCCAGGGTCACCATCCGGGAGGTGTCTCGGTCCAAGTTCGAGTCGGTGGCACGCACCGATGCCCCCCAGGGGGTGCTGGCCCTGGCCCAGCCGCTCAGCGAACACGAACTGGAGGACCTGCTCCGTCCTGACGCCTCGGGTCATGATCCGTTCCTGCTGCTGCTGGACGGGGTAACCGATCCCGGCAACTTGGGGGCCATCCTCCGGTCGGCCGAGTGCGCCGGGGTTACCGGCGTTGTGCTGCCCCGCCACCGGGCCGCCGGTGTGACAGCAGCGGCCACCAAGTCGGCAGCCGGGGCCATTGAGCACCTACGGATGACCCGAGTGCCGGGACTCCCCAAGGCGCTGGGCCGCTTGGCCGAGGCCGGGGTGTGGTCGGTGGGTCTGGACGTCGGTGGCGACACGGCCATCCATGACCTGGCGGTGGCCGACCAACCGGTGGCCCTCGTCTTGGGTGCCGAGGGTTCGGGCCTGTCACGCCTGGTCCGCGAACGGTGCGACACCATTGCCCATATCCCGCTGGCCGGGGTGCTGGGGTCGCTGAACGTGTCGGTCGCCGCCGCCGTAGCGTTGTTCGAGGTGGCCCGACACCGTCGGTGAGCCCGAGGTCGGATTCGAACCGACGACCTGACGCTTACAAGGCGCCTGCTCTGACCAACTGAGCTACTCGGGCGGAACGACGCTGGTGGTAGCGCCGTACCCACCCGAGGCTACTGAGGCGGGCTGGGCACGTCGCCCGACCCGCCCCGGTAACCGGACCTATGAAGAGGGGGTACTTGAACCACCCCCCGCGGTGGAGGATCATCGGGTCGTGGCACTGACACAGCGGGATCGCGACATCCTGGACTTTGAGCGGTCTTGGTGGACGGCCACCGCACCGAAGGACGTGCAGATCCGGGAACGGTTTGAGCTCTCGGCGACTCGCTACCACCAACTGCTCGGCGAGTTACTCGTTACCACCGACGCCATGGACTACGACCCGCTCGTGGTTCGCCGCCTCCAACGCCAGCGGGATCGCCGTCGGCGAGCCCGCCTCGAGCCACGGGTGGTTGAAGAAGACGGCACCCGATGAACGTGGGCCGCGGCGGCGGAGGGCTCGGCCCCAGCAACGCCGCTGCCGCACCGCGGGCCTTCCTGCTCATTGCGGTGGCTGTGGTGCTGGGCCTGGTCCTGCTCTGGAAGGGTCTGGACGACACCCCGGGGCTTCGCCCGCTGGTCAACGGCGGAGCTGAGACGGCAGTGGACGATGGTTCGGCCGGCGACACAGAGGGCGTGTCGGGAACCATCACCCCCACCTCGACGCAGGCCGTGGGCGGTGACGCGGAGCCTCCGCCGACCACCACGGTTGCTCCCACCACCACCCAGGAACTCTTTCCAACGCCCACCCACGCGCCCAACGAGGTGAAAGTTTTGGTGGCCAACGGCTCCGGGGTCTCCGGTGCCGCCGGCAAGGTCACCGACATGCTCAGCCCGCTCGGGTGGGCCATGGAGTCGCCGGCCAACGCTGAGAAGGCCAGCGCCAGTCGGATTTACTACCGCACCGAATACGTGGCCGACGCCAAGGTCATCGTGGACCACTTCGGAGAGTTCGCGGACATCCTCGAGGCAATGCCGCCCGGCGGCCCGGCCGTACCGCCCAACGCCGAGGAGAGGGTAGCCAACGCCGACATTGTGTTGATCCTGGGCTCGGACCTACGCATCCAGTCCAACTGAGGTTGGCCAGTGCGGGTCGTCGCCGCGCTGGACAAGTTCCGGGGGACCGCCACGGCGGCCCAGGTGGCCTCGGCGGTAGCCCGGGCGGTGGCCGGGCACGGTGGCACCACGGTCGAGGTACCGATGGCCGACGGCGGGGAGGGGCTGCTTGATGTCCTCGGGGGTTCTGACCGAACCAACGAGGTAACCGGACCCCTTGGCGAGCCGGTGTCGGCCGGCTGGCGGCTCTCTGGTGAAACGGCGGTCATCGAGATAGCCCAGGCGGCTGGCCTGGTGCTGGCAGGCGGGGCGGATGGGAACCGGCCGCTGGACGCCACCACGACTGGGGTGGGGGAGTTGATGCACCATGCCGTAGAGCAGGGGGCCCGCCGGATCATCGTGGGTATGGGTGGCTCCGCCTCCACCGACGGTGGCCTGGGAGCAGTGGACGCCATGGGGTCACCGGCCCGGTACCGGGGGGTGGAGTTGTTAGGTGCCTGCGACGTGCGGACCCGGTTTACCGATGCCGCCGAGGTGTTCGGACCACAGAAGGGGGCCTCCGACGCCCACATTCGCCTGCTGACCGGACGCCTGGAGCGCCTGGTCCAGGTGTACGAGGAGCGCTACGGCGTCGACATATCGGCGATGGACCGGGCGGGTGCCGCCGGAGGCCTGGCCGGAGGCCTGGCCGCCCGGGGCGCCCAGCTGGTCGACGGCGTCGACCTGGTGGCCGAAGAGGTGCGGCTTGATGAGCACCTGGCCGGGGCCGACCTGGTGGTCACTGGCGAGGGTCGGTTGGACGCCACCTCGATGGCGGGCAAGGTGGTGGGCGGTGTGGCCGCCTACGCGGCGGCGGCCGGGGTGCCGCTCCTGGTGGTGGTGGGGAGTGCCGATCCGGATGTGATAGTCCCGGGCGACGTGCTCTCCCTGGTCGACCTCTTCGGGCTGGACCGTGCCCAGACCGACACCGGTGCCTGCGTCACCGAGGCGGTGGCCGGGTGGCTGGCGGGGCGGTGACCTCAACAGCGGGTGGGGGCAGGCCGGTCCGCTGGGTAGGTTTTCTGCCCATGGCCGTCACCATCCGCATTCCCACCACGCTTCGCCCCCTGACCGGTGGCCAGCCCGAGGTCGAGGTGGAGGCAGGCACAGTCGCCGACGCCCTCTCCGCCCTAGATGCTGCCCACCCGGGCTTCTCCGAGCGGATCCTGGACGAGGGTGGTTCCCTGCGCCGCTTCGTCAACGTCTTCGTGAGCGACGACGACGTGCGGTTCCTGGACGGCCTGGCCACCGTCGTGCCCGACGGCGACACAGTGGCCATCGTGCCAGCGGTGGCCGGAGGCTGATCCCGCCCTTCTAGTCCGGGCGAGCTTTCGGCGCCGGACGTCGGTCGCAGAACGTGGCCGGCCACGTTGGAAAACCAGCGGTCTGCTGGTTGGATTGGCACTCGCTTGAAGAGAGTGCCAGCGGTCGCGTTCCCGCACCGCTGGACCACCAATCACGGAGAGGTTGCCGCTGATGGCGAAGATCATCACGTTCGACGAGACGGCCCGACGGTCGCTCGAAAAGGGCATGAACCAGCTGGCCGACGCCGTGCGAGTCACGCTGGGCCCGAAGGGCCGAAACGTCGTCCTGGAGAAGAAGTGGGGTGCCCCCACAATCACCAACGACGGCGTCTCCATTGCCAAGGAGATCGACCTAGAGGACCCGTACGAGCGCATCGGGGCCGAGCTGGTCAAGGAAGTGGCCAAGAAGACCGACGATGTGGCCGGTGACGGCACCACCACGGCGACCGTTCTGGCCTGGTCGATGGTCCGCGAAGGTCTGCGAAACGTGGCCGCCGGCGCCAACCCCATGTCGATCAAAAAAGGCATCGAGGCAGCGGTAGCCGCTGCCGTCGACTCGATTCGGGATTCCTCCCTGGACGTGTCCAGTGACAAGGCGCAGATCGCCAACGTGGCCGCTATCTCAGCCGCTGACCCTGAGATCGGCGAGATGATCTCCGACGCCATCGACAAGGTAGGCAAGGACGGCGTCATCACTGTCGAGGAGGGCCAGACGTTCGGTATGGAGATGGACCTCGTCGAGGGCATGCGCTTCGACAAGGGCTACATCTCCCCTTACTTCGTGACCGACCCGGACCGCATGGAGGCCGTTCTTGAGGAGCCTTACGTGCTATTTGTTGGATCCAAGATCAGCGCCGTTCGCGACCTGGTGCCGGCTTTGGAGAAGGTCATGCAGACAAACCGCCCGCTGGTGGTGATCTCCGAGGACGTTGAGGGCGAGGCCCTGGCCACGCTCGTCGTGAACAAGATCCGAGGCACCTTCACCTCGGTGGCTGTCAAGGCCCCGGGCTTCGGCGACCGCCGCAAGGCCATGCTCCAGGACATGGCCATCCTGACCGGCGGCCAGGTGGTGTCCGAGGAGGTCGGCCTCAAGGTTGACGGCGTGACCCTCGACATGCTGGGCCAGGCTCGCAAGATCGTGGTTAGCAAGGACGAGACCACCATCGTCGAGGGAGCGGGTGACGAGGTCGACATCGCCGGCCGCATTGCCCAGATCAAGGGCGAGATTGACAACACCGACTCGGACTACGACCGGGAGAAGCTCCAGGAGCGCCTGGCCAAGCTGTCAGGCGGCGTTGCCGTCCTGAAGGTTGGGGCGGCCACTGAGGTTGAACTCAAGGAGAAGAAACACCGCATCGAGGACGCGGTGAGTACTACCAAGGCGGCCATCGAGGAGGGCGTCGTTGCCGGCGGCGGCGTGACCCTGCTCCGGGCCCAGGATGCGGCGACCGCGGCTGCCGAGGGTCTGTCCCCCGACGAGGCCACCGGCACCCGTATCGTGGCCAAGGCCCTGGAGAGCCCGTTGACCCAGATCGCTGTAAACGCCGGCCTGGAGGGCGGTGTCATCGTTGAGAAGGTGCGCAACCTCGACGGTCCCAACGGCCTCAACGCCGCCACCGGCGAGTACGAGGACCTGGTCGCCGCCGGCATCATCGATGCCGCCAAGGTGACTCGGTCGGCCCTGCAGAACGCCGGCTCCATCGCCGCCCTGTTCCTCACCACGGAGGCCGTCGTCGCCGACGCCCCGGCTGAGGGTGCGGCGGGCGGGGGCATGCCGGACATGGACTTCTAGGCGGGTCGGCGGACACGATCCCCAGACTGGGATTGGACCAATTCGAGCGGGTGCCCTCCGGGGCGTCCACTCCGCTTTTCCCGCTGGGGCGTGTTCACTGGTGGGCATGTCCAGCTTGAAGAGATGCCGACGATGAGCCGCGGTCGGACGTCTCGGGTCTTCACCCGCCGGATTGATGCTGACGGCTCGCGGCGGGTGCCCGACGAGCTCATCGTGGAGGAGCCCCTGGCAATCCGTCTGGACGGCGAGTTGGTGGCTACCACCATGCGCACCCCGGGCGACGACTTCGAGTTGGCGGTCGGCTTCTGCATCACCGAGGGCGTTTTGCACGACGTCCCGATCCGCACCGTGCGGTACTGCGGGGAGGGGTCGGCCGCCCAGGCTGAGTACAACGACGTCACCGTCGACACCGGTGGTCGTGCACCGGCGCCCACGCCCCGCCTGGGACCCGCCTCGTCCTCGTGCGGTATCTGCGGGACGGTGGCCATCGACGACCTCCGGAAACGCCTCCGGCCCCTGGACGTGGAGCCCTTCGAAATCGGGGTGCTGGCTGGCTTGGCCGACCGGATCGACGGCCAGGCCCTCTTCTCGACCACCGGGGCCGTCCACGCCGCGGTGGCCTTCGACCGGGCGGGAATGCCGCAGGTGCTTCGGGAGGACATTGGGCGCCACAATGCCGTCGACAAGGTGGTCGGGCGGCTCCACATGGACGGCCTCCTACCGGCCGGAGATCTAGGCCTGTGGGTTAGCGGCCGGGCCTCGTTTGAGATGGCCCAGAAGGCGTGGGCGGCTGGGTTCGCCTGCCTGGTGGCGGTGAGCGGCCCGTCGGCCCTGGCCGTGGAGACGGCTGCCGTGGCCAACCTGCAGCTGGCCGGGTTCGCCCGGGGCGATCGCCTCAACCTCTACACGGGCGATTGACGGTCCGTCCGAGACCCCTCTCTAGACTCCGTCGGATGAGCGAACCGGTCAGCCCCGTCGTCGGCCTCGGCGTCCTCCACCTGTTCTGCCGGATCCCCGGTTCGGGTGTCGACCGGGAGGCGGTTCGCACCGCCGTCGAGATCGCCACCGCAGCCGGCGACCAGGTGATTTCGGTAGCGATCCTGGGCCACAAGGCCGACCTAGCGTTTATGGGTTTGGGTGACGACCTCTGGCGCCTGCGAGACCTCCAGACCGCCCTGGTGGCCGGCGGCCTACAGGTGGTGGATAGCTACGTGTCGCTGACCGAGATCTCCGAGTACGCCCAAGGCGTGCCGGACGAGATGAAGCAGGCCCGGCTCCACCCAGAGTTACCCCCCGCAGGTAAGCCGGCGTGGTGCTTCTACCCGATGTCCAAGCGACGCAACGTGGGTGCCAATTGGTACCGCCTCCCATACGACGACCGCCACGAACTGATGATGGAGCACGGTGCCTCGGGGCGGAAGTTCGCCGGCCGCATCCTGCAGGTTGTTACCGGATCGACCGGGGTGGACGACCACGAATGGGGGGTCACGCTGTTTGGCGAACACCCCGACGACCTCAAAGACGTCGTCTACACCATGCGCTACGACCGGGCGTCGGCCGACTACGGCGAGTTTGGCACCTTCTACACGGGCATGGTTGATGACCTGGACACCGTCCTGACCCGGGCCGGTTGTGCCTGATCGTGGAACCGATTGTCGTCGACGAGCCGTCGTTGGAGGGCCTCCGGCGGACCCTGCACGATCTGGACCGGGTCGTGGTGGCCTTCTCCGGCGGCGCTGACTCGGCTTTCTTGGCCCGGATGGCCCACGACACCCTGGGTTCCGACCGGGTCCACGTGGTGACCGCCGTGTCACCGTCGCTGGCCGGCGACGAGCGGGCCGATGCGGCCTCTCTGGCCGACGAGTGGGGTCTGCGCTGGTCGGAGGTCGAGACCCACGAGATGGTCGACGCCGCCTACCGGGTCAATGATGCCGACCGATGCGGACGGTGCAAGGACGCTCTCATGGACGTGCTGGACCCCATTGCCGACCGGGAGTCGGCCACCGTCGTCCTGGGCGTTAACGTCGATGACCTCGGTGACCACCGCCCCGGTCAGGCTGTGGCGTCTAAACGAGGAGCCCGGTTCCCCCTCGTGGAAGCCGGTATGACCAAGGCCGATGTCCGCCACCACTCCCGCCGCTTGGGCCTGCGCACGGCCGACAAGCCGGCCGCCGCCTGCCTAGCTTCGAGGATTCCCTACGGCTCCGAGGTCACGATCGATGTCCTGACGACCGTGGAACGCGCCGAGGCCGCCCTGCGTCGGCTGGGGTTCGAGGACCTTCGCGTCCGCCACTACGACGACGCGGCCCGCCTGGAGGTCCCGACCGATCGGCTGGCCGAGGTGGTGGAGCGCCGGACCGAGGTAGTGGCCGCTGTCGCGGCCGCCGGCTACGCCTACGTCACCCTCGACCTGGAGGGGCTGCGGTCCGGGAACCTGAACCGGGCTCTAGACGGTGGGTGACCGGGTACCCATTCAGGTCGGCTCCCGGCAGGTCCTCCGCCGTCGCAGCGTTGCCAAGGACCAGCGGTGAGAGTTGCCGCCCACGTTCCGGACCTCATGGACCGGTCTCGGCTCCGGTCGACCAAGGCCGAGGTGGTCCTGGTAGCAGATCCGGCCGAGCTGGTGGGCCTAGAGGTTGACCTCGTGGTGGTGGACCTATCCCGACCCGGCGTACTTGACGTACTGGGCGACGTCGGTGCCCGCACTGTGGGCTTCGCCGCCCACGTGGACGAGGAGCTGATGGCTACCGCCTCGGCTGCTGGATGTGACGAGGTGCTGGCCCGGTCGGTGTTCTTCCGGCGGTTCCCAGACTTCGTTAGCTGAGCGGCCCACTACCGTCGCGCCGGTGGGCCAACTCGACGTCTCCGACCTGCTGGCCGACCGTCAACTACGGGGTCCGGACTTCTGCGAGGCCCTGACCGAGCGGATCGACGGCTTCCTGACCGGTGTCTATGCGGCGGCCGAGGCCCCGGAGGGAACTTCCCTAGTGGCCGTAGGCGGGTACGGCCGACGAGAGCAGTGTCCGGGCAGCGACGTGGATGTGGTCCTGGTTCACCGCCCCGACACGGACGTTAGGGAGGCCGCCCAGCGGATCTGGTACCCGCTCTGGGACGCCGGCCTAAAGCTGGGCCACCAAGTCGGGACGGTGGCCCAATTGCTGGAGGTGGCGACGGACAGCCTGGAGACAGCGACCAGCCTCCTGGCCGCCCGTCCAGTGGCCGGTGACGGGGAGTTGGCCGACAGGCTGGCCTTTGCCGCCCTGCAGCAGTGGGTTAGCCGGTCCAAGCACCACCTGGACCGGATGAATGCCTCGGTGGCCGAACGCCACGCCCGGTTCGGTGAGGTGGCCTTTCTGTTGGAGCCTGACCTGAAGGAGGCCCGGGGCGGGCTGCGCGACGTTCACAACCTCCTATGGGTGGAACAGGCCACAGTGCCCATCTTGCGTGAGGCCGAGTCGGCTGGCCTGGCCGCCGCCTCGGAGGTCCTGCTGGCCGTCCGGGTGGAGCTCCATCGCCTTACCGGGCAGCGGTCCGACCAGCTGCTACTGGAACTCCAGGAAGAGGTAGCCGACGCCCTCGGCCTGGCCGACTCCGACGTGCTTATGGCCGAGGTCTCGTCCGCCGGAAGGACTATTGCCTGGACGGGGGAAGGGGCGGCCCGCCGGACCCGTCGGGCGGCGCGTCGGCGCGGTCCCCTACGGGTCCTGGCGGGCTCCCGGCATCGAGAGGTAGCGCCCGCCCTGGTCCTGGACGACGGCCGCCTGGAGCTCACCCTGGAGGCTGACCTGGCCGACCCCCTGCTGGTGTTGCGGTGTGCCGTGGTGGCCGCTCGCCACGATGCCTACCTCCAGCGCGGTTCTCTGGAACGGCTAGCCGACCACAGCAGGCCCCTATCCATACCGTGGCCTGCCGAGGCCCGGGACCTGTTCGTGGAACTCCTGGCGTGCGGGCCGGCCGCCGTGCCCGTCATTGAGGACCTGGATCACGTGGGCCTGTTCGTGCTGCTGGTGCCCGAGTGGGAGCCGTGTCGGTCCCGACCCCAGCGCAACGCCTACCACCGGTTCACCGTGGACCGGCACCTCATGGAGACAGCGGCCGAAGCCTCCCGCCTGGTGGACCGAGTAGACCGGCCCGATCTCCTACTGGTCGGGGCCCTGCTTCACGACATCGGCAAGGGCTATCCGGGGGACCACACCGAGGTCGGCGTCGACCTGATGAGGACTATCGGCTCCCGTATGGGATTCAGCGAGGCCGACACGGACCTTCTGGTGGCCATGGTCGAACACCACCTGCTGCTCCCCGACGTGGCCACCCGCCGGGACCTCGACGACGACGGCACCATCCGGTCGGTGGCCGATGCGTTGGGCAGCATCCGCCTGCTGGAACTGCTGGGTGCCCTCACCGAGGCGGACTCCATCGCCACCGGTCCGTCAGCTTGGAGCTCGTGGAAGGGCGACCTGGTACACGACCTGGTAGACCGGACCCGGCATGTCCTGAGCGGTGGCGACGTCGGCGAGGTGCTAGGCGGCTCCTTCCCCGATGCTGGCCAACGGATGCTGTTGGATGAGGGGGAATTCGTGGTCCGGGGCGAGGGCTCGACGCTCACCGTGGTGGCTGACGACCGGCCGGGCACGTTCTCCAAGGTGGCGGGGGTGCTGTCGTTGAACGGCGCTGACGTCCAGGACGCCGCCGCCCATTCGGAGAATGGGCGGGCCCTGTCGGTGTTTCGCGTTGGCCAGGTCCTGGGCGGTACGCCGGACTGGGGCCGGATCGAGGACCAGATCCGACGTGCCCTGTCCGGTCGCCTGGCCCTGGCTGCCCGGTTGGGGGACCGGTCCCGGACCTACCGGCCGATTCGTATGGCCGCCCGCCCGGCCCGGCCCCGAGTGACCGTGGACAACGAAACCTCGACCACCGCCACTGTCCTAGAGGTCACCTGTCCAGACGGTGTGGGTGTGCTGTACCGGATCACCCGGGCCTTCGCCGAACTGGACCTCGACATCGTCCGAGCCCGGGTCCAGACGCTGGGTTCCGACGTTGTCGACGCCTTTTACGTGCGGGACTCGTCGGGGTCCAAGATCACCGATGCAGACCACCTGGCAGAGATCGAGCTCTCAGTGCTGCGCTGGGTGGCTGTCGACTTCTGACCGGACCGGTCCGGGAGCGGATCGGAGCGCCTACGGTGCTGGCGTGACCGAACCACCCGGTGGTCCCCCGATCCGACGGGACCTGTTGCGGTGGGCCGAGGCTCTGGCCGGTTCGGCCCGTACCGGCCTCGGGTTCACTGAGTCGCTCTACGAGCGGGAACGCTACGAGGAGATCCTCCACGTGGCGGCCGAGATCCGGGCCGGGGCAGACGCCCTGGCCGGTCGGGAGGTGGCGGCGGCGGCTCTGGTCGACGAGTGGATGGACACCGTGGGCCGGGGGGTGCCGGGATACATCACCCCCAAGGTGACCGTCGGCGCGGTGGTCGGCAACGACGACGGCGAACTGCTGCTCGTGCAGCGGGCCGACTCCGGGCTCTGGCTCTACCCGACGGGTTGGGCTGACGTCGGCTACTCGGCGGCCGAGGTGGTGGTCAAGGAGGTTCGGGAGGAGACGGGCATCGAGTGCGAGGTGGTACGGCCCATCGCCATTTTGGACGGGATGAGGCTCGGCTTCACGGGCATCCCGCTGTACTCGCTGGTCTTCCACTGTCAGATGACCGGTGGCCAGCTGAAGGCCCATCCGCTGGAGTGCTCCGATGTGGGCTTTTTCGCCGAAGGCCACCTGCCTGACGACACGATCCTTCCCGACCAGTGGGCCGACGACGCCTTTGCGGCGATCCGGGGTGAGCCTCTAGAGGTGCGCTTCGACGTTCCGCGGAACCCAACTTGGCGGGGCAGCGAGGCCTGAGGCCGGCCGATCCTCAGGTACCGGGCTGGTTGCGGAGGAAGTCTTCGACCTCGGCCACCAACTGGTCCGGGTTGTCGGTCGTCTCCTCGTCAAAGTCGGCTTCTAGTTGTTCCACATACTCAACGGTGTCGTCATCCTCGGCCACCAGGTCGCTGACCTGGCGTTCGTAGGCGGCGGCGGCGATCTCTAGGTCAGTTCGGGGGACGTTCACGGCCAGCACATGACAGAGCCGGTCTACAAGGGCCAGGGCGGCCTTGGGCGACGGGGCGTTGGAGACGTAGGACGGGACGCTGGCCCAGAACGAGGCCGTGGTGACTCCCCGCTCGCGGAGCCCGGCCGACAGGACGCCCACGATGCCGGTCGGGCCCTCATAGGTCGACGGCGACAGGGTCAGGCGGGCGGCTAGGACTGGATCGTCGGTCCCGCCGTACACCTGGGTGGGTCGGGTATGGGGTACATCGGTCAGGAGGGCGCCGAGGGTGCACACCATGGTGGCGCCCATTGCCTCGGCGGTAATGGCCAGGTGGTCCACGAAGCTCCGCCACCGCAGTTGGGGTTCGTGGCCGATGGCGCACACCAGGTCGTGCTCGGCGCTGGGGATCCGGGCCACGTGGATGCCCGTCGACGGCCAGACGATCTGGCGAACGTCGTACTCGTCGAGGCGCACGTTGGGTCGAGCCACCGTGAAGTCAAAGAAGTCCTCGGCGTCGATAGTGGCCACGTGCTCAGCCTGGAAATGGTCCCGGACGTAGCGGGCGGCCGTGGAACTGGCCTCCCCGGCGTCGTTCCAGCCCTCGAAGGCGGCGACCAGGATCGGGGACCGCAGGTCAGTCGGGACCTTCTCGACGTTCCAGATGAGGTGTGGGGCGGAGTCAGGGGCCATTGATTTGGAGGCTAGCCAGAGACGTGTCGACGCGCGCCGGGAGGGACCCGGCGCCGGCTCTAGGCTGCGCGGCGATGGGTGACCGAGGATCGGAGTCCGGGATCCGGATTGTCGAGGCGACCGGGGTCGACGACGCCCTAGTGTCCGTCATGGCCCGGCTGGTCCCTCAGCTCTCCCGGTCCAACTCGCCGCCCGATGCTGCCACCCTTGAGGCCATCGTGGGCTCGGAGGCGTCGGCCCTTTTGCTGGCCCTCGACGAGGAGGGGGCTGTAGTGGGGAGCTTGACCCTGGCCGTGTTCCGGATCCCCACCGGCCTGCGAGCCTGGATCGAGGACGTGGTAGTGGACGAGGCGGCGCGGGGACGGGGGGTCGGCGAGGCCCTCAACCGGGAGGCCATAGGCCGGGCTCGGGCCGAGGGGGCGACCACGGTGGACTTGACGTCGCGCCCCTCCCGGGAAGCCGCTAATCGGCTCTACCGGCGCCTCGGCTTCGAGGAGCGGGCCACCAACGTTTACCGGCTGGCTCTCTGAGCTGGCGGACGGCCCTGCTACCGTCCGACCGATGATGAGCAAACAGGTAGCCGAGAAGGCTTTCGCGAAGGTCGAAAACGAACTCCGGGACCTCTCCCGGTGGATGTACGAGAACCCTGAACTCGGATTCGAAGAGTTTGAGGCCTCCGAAAAACTGAGCTCCTTCCTCGGCCGTCAGGGGTTCGAGGTCACCTACCCCTGCCACGGCCTAGACACGGCATTCGAGGCGACGGTCGGAACCGGAGGGCCACGAGTGGTCATCTGCTGCGAGTACGACGCCCTGCCCGAGGTCGGCCACGCCTGCGGCCACAACATCATTGCCACGGCGGCGGCCGGAGCAGGGGTGGCGATGGCCACCCTGGCCGAGGAGTTAGGAATTCGGGTAACGGTGCTCGGTACCCCCGCGGAGGAGGGAGGCGGGGGCAAGGTCGAACTGATCGACGCCGGCGCATTCGAAGACGCTGCCGCGTCGATGATGGTGCACCCCGGCCCCTTCGACGAGCTTGACCCCTCGTTCCAGGCTTGTCAGCACTTCGAAGCGGAGTTCTTCGGTAAGGAGTCGCACGCCGCCTTCGCCCCCGAAGAGGGGATCAACGCCTTGGATGCGTT is from Acidimicrobiales bacterium and encodes:
- the ispF gene encoding 2-C-methyl-D-erythritol 2,4-cyclodiphosphate synthase; the encoded protein is MPEMRVGQGFDIHPFSDDPGRRLVLGGVVFDGQGLAGHSDADVVAHAVTDALLGAAGLGDIGQRYPDTDPVHAGVDSMGLLADSVAAVWADGWEVANVDCTVVLEAPRLASRRTEMQEALAVVVGAAVTVKGKRAEGLGAIGREEGVACFAVALLTRPEAPS
- the rlmB gene encoding 23S rRNA (guanosine(2251)-2'-O)-methyltransferase RlmB, which translates into the protein MGNRPEGPLKGLGGDQVEGRQAVRELLLAGTRRTREVLMAGDLDPAPILDDIIDLADEARVTIREVSRSKFESVARTDAPQGVLALAQPLSEHELEDLLRPDASGHDPFLLLLDGVTDPGNLGAILRSAECAGVTGVVLPRHRAAGVTAAATKSAAGAIEHLRMTRVPGLPKALGRLAEAGVWSVGLDVGGDTAIHDLAVADQPVALVLGAEGSGLSRLVRERCDTIAHIPLAGVLGSLNVSVAAAVALFEVARHRR
- a CDS encoding DUF3263 domain-containing protein, encoding MALTQRDRDILDFERSWWTATAPKDVQIRERFELSATRYHQLLGELLVTTDAMDYDPLVVRRLQRQRDRRRRARLEPRVVEEDGTR
- a CDS encoding LytR C-terminal domain-containing protein; protein product: MNVGRGGGGLGPSNAAAAPRAFLLIAVAVVLGLVLLWKGLDDTPGLRPLVNGGAETAVDDGSAGDTEGVSGTITPTSTQAVGGDAEPPPTTTVAPTTTQELFPTPTHAPNEVKVLVANGSGVSGAAGKVTDMLSPLGWAMESPANAEKASASRIYYRTEYVADAKVIVDHFGEFADILEAMPPGGPAVPPNAEERVANADIVLILGSDLRIQSN
- a CDS encoding glycerate kinase, with amino-acid sequence MRVVAALDKFRGTATAAQVASAVARAVAGHGGTTVEVPMADGGEGLLDVLGGSDRTNEVTGPLGEPVSAGWRLSGETAVIEIAQAAGLVLAGGADGNRPLDATTTGVGELMHHAVEQGARRIIVGMGGSASTDGGLGAVDAMGSPARYRGVELLGACDVRTRFTDAAEVFGPQKGASDAHIRLLTGRLERLVQVYEERYGVDISAMDRAGAAGGLAGGLAARGAQLVDGVDLVAEEVRLDEHLAGADLVVTGEGRLDATSMAGKVVGGVAAYAAAAGVPLLVVVGSADPDVIVPGDVLSLVDLFGLDRAQTDTGACVTEAVAGWLAGR
- a CDS encoding MoaD/ThiS family protein encodes the protein MAVTIRIPTTLRPLTGGQPEVEVEAGTVADALSALDAAHPGFSERILDEGGSLRRFVNVFVSDDDVRFLDGLATVVPDGDTVAIVPAVAGG